ctactcccctcctccattcttttatttctttataagactttttaaaatatcctttcaGATGCCTGTGTTGTTCCTTCTCTCTTTAACCCAAATGCAGTGAAAGTTAGGTTCTGGCACTCCCATCCTTACCCCAACCTGTATCAGTTTTCCCTTTCATGTCCCATATTCATGagataattgtttctttttacttttctcctcaattttgttttttagaatcaCCTAATCACACACAACTCAACTACAACCTTTATTCAAAATACCGCAACAATAATGACAGTCCTAAGATTACTGATGATATTTTCATAGCTAAGAATTAAACTTAATAGTTTCCTTATAATTAGTCTtgaatcctttctttttatttattgtgaatCTTCTGTATTGAATTTTCCATTTGGtacttgtttttttctcataaataTCTGAAAATCTTTcaattcattaaatgtccattttttacATTGAGGATATTGCTCAACTTTGTTGATTAAATTTAGGTGGaaaacagagggcaaaatgaattaaaaatcagaatccaataATATTGTTGATAAGAAGCAcatttcaggtcctcctgactccagggctggtgctctacccactgcaccatttaACTGCCCTAAGAAAGACATTTCAAATAGGTTATACACAGAGAATTAAAGTGGAGGTTTGGTGAAGGATTTTTTTATACTTCCCCTGTTGTTAAAACTTAGATGTAGTGATCACAAACTCAGACAAAGTTAaggttaaaataaatttaattaaagatGATTAAACAGGATAGCCATACTTTAATAACAGAAACCATCAATAGTGAAGAAACATCAATACTTAACTTACATCTaccaaagataaaaatatcagaaTTTAAAAAACGATAAATACAATATAGGTGAAGCTAAATCCTGCTCAGAACTTgataaatctaaacaaaaataaacaagaatgtagtcaaagaaatgaatagaattttagataagcTAGATAGGAATATTTCAAGAGAATTGAATGAAAgtaaaaatacatcttttttttttcctcggCAGTTTTTTATGGCAGTCTACATAGATTGATTATATATTAAATAGGTCATAAAACATTTGTAGTTAGAATCAGAgagcaaaaaaagataaaaacatccatttatatcacaatgcaataaaaattatatttaataatgtaCCATAGCAacacatattaaaaattaattggaaattatacAACCCCATCTTAAAGAATGGGTGGCtaaaagaacaaatcacagaaataatttcattaaggCAAAGATCAATAATGAGACAGCATATCTAAATATATGGGATAAAGATAAAGCAATAATCCCAGGAAAATTtgtatctctaaatacttacatcattaaaagagagaaagcacAGACaagtgaattgggtatgcaataaaacaacttggaaaatgaTAACAAAACTAAATTGCCCAGATtggtagaagaagaaataaaatatctaaatggATCTCTTTTAGAAAAACACCATGCCTAACCAAAAAAGCATCAGaactagatggattcacaagtgaattatgataaatatttgaagatcatCTAATTCCAGTATTAAgtaaattatttggaattataGTCAAAGAAGGGATCTTAACAAACTCCTTTCATTAACAAATATGATACTGGTGCCTAAACCAGaaagattaaaaacagaaaaagaataatatagaccaatttcattaatgaatatggatgcaaaaatcctaaattaaATACTAGCTACCACATTATAGCAATATATTTCAAACATACATTATGATCAATAGAAATTTGTGCAATGAATGCATAATTACATGATGACAGCATTCTGTGCAGGGACCAGATAAAATATGGGATCTGGAAGGTAATGAGGAAAAAGTAAGGTCATTGTCACTGGAGGAATCATATGGAGGCTGAATGATTGGGTATTCCATAggagatttgtgtgtgtgtgtgtgtgtgtgtgtgtgtgtgtgtgtgtgtgtgtgtgtgtttgtgaaagagggggagagagagagagagagagagagagagagagagagagagagatgacttgccctccccccccccactttagtCTCATTAGGCCTGTctgcagagagaaagagagagtagaATAGAGAGAGTCACAAAAATCCAGAGACTCAgagaaagtgagacaaacagaTGGAAAACAAGAGAGGATGCTGAACTCAGGAGAAAAGTACTTGGTTCAGCTCTTATGGGAACAGGAGGCAGATGAGAAAGGAGCACTGGCAGAGAATGAAGAGGGTAGGACAGGGCTGAGCTGGAATTTCTTCTGTTCAGGGTAGGGTAGGGGTAGGGGCAGAAGGCCTGAGGGAACCTTGGGTGTCTAACCTGAGAGAGAAGACAGATGGGGAGCATGGCCCATGCAATCTTGAAGCTTCTGTCTCCAAATTCTCTGCCTTCATTTCTAGAGATTGACAAGGAGAGGACAGGGAGAAAAGAGGACTTATAGGATGTATTTCATCTTCCTGGACTCTTCAAGTTAGGGACAGTCACCTATTGTAGGAACAAGATCTCTGGACTGGTGGCACATGAGGTTCTGCACCTCACTTTCAAGGTAAAGGAACTTCTCACAAATGAGGAGATTCTGAAGTGCATAGAGCatttggcctggagtcaggaacatctggtttcacatccagtctcagaaatGCATTTGGTTTtggatcctggacaaatcactgaacctctgcCTACCTCAGAATATCTACCTCTCAGGTGTATCGTGAAGACTAAATGAGATCTTTGTACTGTATTAAAAGTAAAGGGCTTGGTATagtcttgttcagtcatttgactttttgtgactccagtCTGGgttattttggcaaagataagGGCATGgtatgcatttctttttctaactcactttacagatgagcaaactgaggtgaTATAGTTAAATGACTGGCATAAATTCACAGAGCAGGTAAATATCccagactagatttgaactcatcatcCCATTCCACCCCCTAAAACTCTATCCTCTGCACTGCCCAGCTGACTGTCATAGAGGAGGTACTTGATGAATGCTTGTTCAACACTTAGGGTTCAAAAGGTAGACATCaacaaaaggaatggaagggagaaTCCTACTTTCCCTCCATAGTGGTGGGAAGGGGTCTGTACCTGGGCTGAAGGTAGGGGGCTCATTTCAGGGGCTCCCTCACCTGAGCACCAGTCCCCAAGTCCCATTTGTCCTCCAAAGCCCTCTGAAGGATCATCTTGAggctctccctccttcttttatGCTTTTGTCTGCctaggaagaaataaatgaagggaTTGGCACTGCTGTTCATACAAGCCAGGAGCAAAGAAACCCCAAAAGGAATGGGAATGTTGATGTGGATCTGTAGAAAATCCAGTATCCCCATGGGCACACCACAGAGCAGGAAGACGAGAACATTGAGCAGCACCAGCAGGTAGAGCCTGGGGGGCTGCTGGCGCTGGGAGGTGCACTGGACCCTCAGCAGGAGGGCCAGGCTGGACACACACATCACCGGGATGAAGAAGAGGAACCAGGCGAATGTGACTAAGATGAGGGGGTAGCAGAAATCATTGAATACGTTTAAACAAATGACAAAAAGTGTTCCCCAAAGCAGAAAGGTCAGAGCCCAGAGGATAGTGCACACCACAGTCGACATGTGCTTGGGCTGGTGACATCGGTACCAGATGGGGAAGAGCACAGATAGACAACGCTCGGTGCTGATTGCGGCCAGGAGGCTCAGGCCCACAGTGTAGAGTGTGTATTTGAGGAAAAACAGTGTCAGGGACATTATAAAAGCATCAAAAGCCTCAGTGAAAAGAGATGTGATGCTCACGAGGATGCCACAAAGATAGAGGGCGTCGGCCATGGCCAAGTTGAGGACGTAGACAGAGAAGGGGTTCCTCTTCATGCAGAAGCCCAGGAGCCACAGGACCAGGCTGTTCCCCACCAGCCCAACTAGGGAGATGAGCCCAGTGAGGATCAGCATCCATTCTTCTAAAATGAGCTTTCTAATCCCATCTGCACTTCTCTCTGTTGTGTTTCCATGAATATATTCCAACTGCTCAGGTGTGGGGGATGCAGCCATGGTGGGTGATCCCAGGCTGAGGAAGCCCTGCCCCTCTCAGAAGCCCTGGGCGCAAGAAGACAAGAAAGGACATCAAGGACTTGTCCTAAGGTTTACTCccatctttatttttaagaattagagcctcctcttccccctccctctctctagGGAGCAGTTAGTTGACCCCACTGTACCCAGAAGGATGAGCTTACACTAAGAAACTATATGCATCTAGTCTCAGGTTAGTGAGTATTGTGGGGGGTGGTGAGGGAAATGATTATGAACTAATTACTTAATTCAGATGAAGGGTTTCCCTTCCTATTTCGTCTTTCAGAAACCTATTTTCTGTAGGTTATTCAGTCAGCCTCTGAAGGACATCACTAATGCATGGGATTGCCCAAATCTTTCTGgcaacatattttttttccatcatgggCCGGGGTCCCATGCAACCACAAGACTTCCCTAAGAGGATCTCATTTTGATGAAATTCTTGCACCCAACATTGCTCCCTGTTAAATGACTGAGTAGAGGCCTTTGTCAGACAACAGGAAACAGCTGAACTTTATCACACTGTCAGCAAGTGGAATGGAAGACTTGCAGTTCACTTGTGTCCATCCTCTcattgattgctttttttttagtttaattttttttttgcaagacaagggggttaagtgatttgcccaaggccacacagttaggtaattattaagtgtctgaagctggatgtgaactcaggtcctcctgactcctgtgctggtgccctatccactgtgccacctagctacccctcattGATTGTTAATGGAGCACCTTTAGGTACACTCCTTTGTCCAAAACCTTTTTCACCATTTaatgcattttattatttctaagtcataagcaataaattatttttcacccAAAAATTGTCCCTTGGATTTTTCATTAGGTAtattttctgtgtgaccctgcataagtcacttaacattcaTGTCCTTCAGGTTCCTCAATTTTAAGATGAGGAATGTCTAACACTATGCCTGTTGCTCTTGTCGTGAATACATCGTGAAAAGTGAGTTATAGAAAGGAGGCTTTTTGAGAAGATTGGGCCTAcacttgtcttttctttcttctctgaccACAGCTTTTCATTTCATAGAATTTaccttcattttcctctctcttctggATCTTCCTTGAGTATATGGAAGTTTGACTAATAGAAACCTCTGTGGACAAGGTTCAGGATGgactcttaatattttttttagt
The Macrotis lagotis isolate mMagLag1 chromosome 3, bilby.v1.9.chrom.fasta, whole genome shotgun sequence genome window above contains:
- the LOC141519372 gene encoding mas-related G-protein coupled receptor member X1-like, whose protein sequence is MAASPTPEQLEYIHGNTTERSADGIRKLILEEWMLILTGLISLVGLVGNSLVLWLLGFCMKRNPFSVYVLNLAMADALYLCGILVSITSLFTEAFDAFIMSLTLFFLKYTLYTVGLSLLAAISTERCLSVLFPIWYRCHQPKHMSTVVCTILWALTFLLWGTLFVICLNVFNDFCYPLILVTFAWFLFFIPVMCVSSLALLLRVQCTSQRQQPPRLYLLVLLNVLVFLLCGVPMGILDFLQIHINIPIPFGVSLLLACMNSSANPFIYFFLGRQKHKRRRESLKMILQRALEDKWDLGTGAQVREPLK